In the genome of Falco naumanni isolate bFalNau1 chromosome W, bFalNau1.pat, whole genome shotgun sequence, one region contains:
- the LOC121080392 gene encoding follistatin-like isoform X1 — MLNQRIHPGMLLLLMFLCHFMEDHTVRAGNCWLRQARDGRCQVLYKTDLSKEECCKTGRLTTSWTEEDVNDNTLFKWMIFNGGAPNCIPCKETCENVDCGPGKKCKMNKKNKPRCVCAPDCSNITWKGPVCGLDGKTYRNECALLKARCKEQPELEVQYQGKCKKTCRDVLCPGSSTCVVDQTNNAYCVTCNRICPESTSPEQYLCGNDGITYSSACHLRKATCLLGRSIGLAYEGKCIKAKSCEDIQCSAGKKCLWDFKIGRGRCALCDEPCPESKSDEAVCASDNTTYPSECAMKKAACYMGVLLEVKHSGSCNSINEDPEEEEEDEDQDYSFPISSILEW, encoded by the exons ATGTTAAATCAGAGAATCCACCCGGGCATGCTCTTACTCCTGATGTTTCTGTGCCACTTCATGGAAGATCACACAGTGCGGG cTGGGAACTGCTGGCTCCGGCAGGCGCGAGACGGCCGCTGCCAGGTCCTCTACAAAACCGACCTCAGCAAGGAGGAGTGCTGCAAGACCGGCCGCCTGACAACTTCGTGGACGGAAGAGGACGTCAACGACAATACGCTTTTTAAGTGGATGATTTTTAATGGGGGAGCCCCAAACTGCATCCCGTGCAAAG AAACGTGTGAGAATGTGGACTGTGGACCCgggaagaaatgtaaaatgaacAAGAAGAACAAACCTCGGTGTGTTTGTGCTCCGGATTGTTCTAATATCACTTGGAAGGGCCCCGTGTGTGGCTTAGATGGGAAAACCTACAGGAACGAGTGTGCCCTTCTCAAAGCCAGATGTAAAGAACAGCCTGAACTTGAAGTCCAGTATCAGGGCAAATGCAAAA agACCTGTAGGGATGTTTTATGCCCAGGAAGCTCCACATGTGTGGTTGATCAAACTAATAATGCCTACTGCGTGACATGTAATCGAATTTGCCCAGAGTCCACCTCCCCTGAACAGTATCTCTGCGGGAATGATGGCATAACTTACTCCAGCGCCTGCCACCTGAGGAAAGCTACCTGCCTACTGGGCAGATCCATTGGATTAGCCTATGAAGGAAAATGCATCA AAGCCAAATCCTGTGAAGACATTCAGTGCAGTGCTGGGAAGAAATGCTTGTGGGATTTTAAGATTGGCAGAGGTCGGTGTGCCCTCTGTGATGAGCCATGCCCTGAAAGCAAGTCAGACGAGGCAGTCTGTGCCAGTGATAACACAACTTATCCAAGCGAGTGTGCCATGAAAAAGGCAGCCTGTTACATGGGTGTGCTTCTAGAAGTAAAGCACTCTGGATCTTGCAACT CCATTAATGAAGAcccagaggaagaagaggaagatgaagacCAGGACTACAGCTTTCCTATATCTTCCATTCTAGAGTGGTAA
- the LOC121080392 gene encoding follistatin-like isoform X2 gives MLNQRIHPGMLLLLMFLCHFMEDHTVRAGNCWLRQARDGRCQVLYKTDLSKEECCKTGRLTTSWTEEDVNDNTLFKWMIFNGGAPNCIPCKETCENVDCGPGKKCKMNKKNKPRCVCAPDCSNITWKGPVCGLDGKTYRNECALLKARCKEQPELEVQYQGKCKKTCRDVLCPGSSTCVVDQTNNAYCVTCNRICPESTSPEQYLCGNDGITYSSACHLRKATCLLGRSIGLAYEGKCIKAKSCEDIQCSAGKKCLWDFKIGRGRCALCDEPCPESKSDEAVCASDNTTYPSECAMKKAACYMGVLLEVKHSGSCN, from the exons ATGTTAAATCAGAGAATCCACCCGGGCATGCTCTTACTCCTGATGTTTCTGTGCCACTTCATGGAAGATCACACAGTGCGGG cTGGGAACTGCTGGCTCCGGCAGGCGCGAGACGGCCGCTGCCAGGTCCTCTACAAAACCGACCTCAGCAAGGAGGAGTGCTGCAAGACCGGCCGCCTGACAACTTCGTGGACGGAAGAGGACGTCAACGACAATACGCTTTTTAAGTGGATGATTTTTAATGGGGGAGCCCCAAACTGCATCCCGTGCAAAG AAACGTGTGAGAATGTGGACTGTGGACCCgggaagaaatgtaaaatgaacAAGAAGAACAAACCTCGGTGTGTTTGTGCTCCGGATTGTTCTAATATCACTTGGAAGGGCCCCGTGTGTGGCTTAGATGGGAAAACCTACAGGAACGAGTGTGCCCTTCTCAAAGCCAGATGTAAAGAACAGCCTGAACTTGAAGTCCAGTATCAGGGCAAATGCAAAA agACCTGTAGGGATGTTTTATGCCCAGGAAGCTCCACATGTGTGGTTGATCAAACTAATAATGCCTACTGCGTGACATGTAATCGAATTTGCCCAGAGTCCACCTCCCCTGAACAGTATCTCTGCGGGAATGATGGCATAACTTACTCCAGCGCCTGCCACCTGAGGAAAGCTACCTGCCTACTGGGCAGATCCATTGGATTAGCCTATGAAGGAAAATGCATCA AAGCCAAATCCTGTGAAGACATTCAGTGCAGTGCTGGGAAGAAATGCTTGTGGGATTTTAAGATTGGCAGAGGTCGGTGTGCCCTCTGTGATGAGCCATGCCCTGAAAGCAAGTCAGACGAGGCAGTCTGTGCCAGTGATAACACAACTTATCCAAGCGAGTGTGCCATGAAAAAGGCAGCCTGTTACATGGGTGTGCTTCTAGAAGTAAAGCACTCTGGATCTTGCAACT gA